One genomic window of Bacillus mycoides includes the following:
- a CDS encoding PepSY domain-containing protein, whose amino-acid sequence MLKHKKKIIISVIAILVSGIAIVGGYYGMGYNYAKKNENYTEKQVREISLAHTNGEIINVKKEFELEDDNLAQSKFEYELEIKTPDNLLNILKVSARTGTIEINNED is encoded by the coding sequence ATGTTAAAACATAAAAAGAAAATAATTATAAGTGTAATTGCTATTTTAGTAAGTGGTATTGCTATTGTTGGTGGATATTATGGTATGGGTTACAATTATGCAAAAAAGAATGAAAACTACACAGAGAAACAAGTTCGTGAAATTTCTTTAGCTCATACAAATGGAGAAATTATTAATGTGAAAAAAGAATTCGAATTAGAAGATGACAACTTAGCACAATCTAAATTTGAATATGAATTGGAAATCAAGACACCTGATAATCTGTTAAATATTTTAAAGGTTAGTGCTAGAACAGGCACAATAGAAATCAATAATGAAGATTGA
- a CDS encoding L,D-transpeptidase family protein, with the protein MNNNTVNESVEEVDRKRVRSSKRFTNWKFIAAGIGIVVLLIGGVSYYQATHFNSNVTINDTKVGGLSADQAIQKLKTSGLANKVYVDQQQILDEKDTKTELTEKDLPQIKKLLKSQWTFFPSSKEKNYSLLPDEADQYRSETMKKLVEEKLISMNEKLKAPQDAMAKLEQGKVVISKSVDGKQYDVTSLLKDYDKQKYKSEIHLKSTYIKPIKEDDPIVKKEEEALQNLLQQSVEYKVQNEVYPLKAKDLIQNASMSKDMKVTIDASDIKNKIAEINNAKSTLNKDFAFKTHSGSVISVKGQGYGWALDVEKETKQVQQAFEKGEKSLSASNIHGNGWEKEGIGYKTTSNNGIGDTYAEVSIAEQQIWIYKDGNLVVTTNVVTGKHSTSEDTSPGVWYVLYKRTPYTLKGSAVGKADYAVKVDYWVPFTNSGQGFHDAGWRKDWANNAYLTGGSGGCVNLLPNVAKTVYDSLNTYDPVIVY; encoded by the coding sequence ATGAACAACAATACAGTAAATGAATCAGTTGAAGAAGTTGATAGAAAACGAGTAAGATCAAGCAAACGTTTTACAAATTGGAAGTTTATCGCAGCGGGTATTGGTATAGTTGTACTTCTCATTGGGGGAGTGAGTTATTATCAGGCAACTCACTTCAATTCGAATGTTACGATTAACGATACAAAAGTCGGTGGTTTGAGCGCTGATCAGGCAATACAGAAATTAAAAACATCTGGATTAGCAAACAAAGTCTATGTCGATCAACAACAAATTTTAGATGAAAAAGATACAAAAACGGAACTTACGGAAAAAGATTTGCCTCAAATTAAGAAACTATTAAAAAGCCAGTGGACATTTTTCCCTTCTTCAAAGGAAAAAAATTATTCATTGCTACCGGACGAGGCGGATCAGTATCGTAGTGAAACGATGAAAAAACTTGTAGAAGAAAAGCTCATCTCTATGAATGAAAAATTAAAAGCGCCTCAAGATGCTATGGCGAAGCTTGAACAAGGAAAAGTTGTTATTTCGAAGAGCGTTGATGGAAAACAGTATGACGTTACTAGTCTACTGAAAGATTACGACAAGCAGAAGTATAAAAGTGAAATTCATCTGAAGTCTACATACATAAAGCCTATTAAAGAAGACGATCCGATTGTCAAAAAAGAGGAGGAAGCACTACAAAATCTTCTTCAACAGTCCGTTGAGTATAAAGTGCAGAATGAAGTTTATCCTTTAAAAGCGAAAGATTTAATTCAAAATGCCTCTATGTCAAAGGATATGAAAGTTACAATCGATGCGAGCGACATTAAGAATAAGATCGCTGAAATTAATAATGCTAAATCAACGTTAAATAAAGATTTCGCATTTAAAACTCATTCTGGTTCGGTCATATCAGTAAAAGGGCAAGGCTATGGCTGGGCACTAGATGTTGAAAAAGAAACAAAACAAGTTCAACAAGCCTTTGAAAAGGGTGAAAAATCGCTATCTGCTTCTAATATTCACGGAAATGGTTGGGAGAAGGAAGGTATCGGTTATAAAACAACTTCGAATAATGGCATCGGAGACACGTATGCGGAAGTTTCAATTGCAGAGCAACAAATTTGGATTTACAAAGATGGAAATTTAGTAGTTACAACAAATGTAGTAACTGGTAAACATAGCACGAGTGAAGATACATCACCAGGTGTGTGGTACGTTCTATATAAACGAACACCGTACACGCTGAAAGGTAGCGCAGTAGGTAAAGCTGATTATGCAGTTAAAGTAGATTACTGGGTTCCATTCACAAATAGTGGTCAAGGATTCCATGATGCAGGTTGGCGAAAAGACTGGGCAAATAATGCTTATTTAACAGGGGGATCAGGCGGGTGTGTTAATCTTCTTCCTAATGTTGCAAAAACTGTGTATGATAGTTTGAACACTTATGATCCAGTTATCGTGTACTAG
- a CDS encoding DUF6241 domain-containing protein gives MKRKLLTALTCGTLLLSMTACSSNEKPAAESKPKQEEKVQEKPKVRTIQKQQKDSYVVSEDDLSKAAQSIGEIQNEQTINDMMIHMSFQKLIFNGNNLHVSGTRDVGRFQMTKENIQYLKNNLNVINNDERQKYESILNKWYDGNFESAVEDYSEIHYLRSGKKLSVEGSKLAKKTDSDEKEFILHFFGQEGLDIHNKEWRHGEL, from the coding sequence ATGAAACGAAAGTTACTTACGGCGTTAACATGCGGTACATTACTTCTGAGTATGACTGCTTGTAGCTCAAATGAGAAGCCTGCAGCTGAATCAAAACCTAAACAAGAAGAAAAGGTTCAGGAAAAACCGAAAGTTCGAACTATTCAAAAGCAACAAAAAGATAGTTATGTAGTAAGTGAAGATGATTTATCTAAAGCAGCACAGTCGATTGGAGAAATCCAAAACGAGCAGACTATAAATGACATGATGATACATATGTCTTTCCAAAAACTCATATTCAATGGGAATAATCTTCATGTTTCTGGTACCCGTGATGTAGGTCGATTTCAAATGACCAAAGAAAACATTCAGTACTTAAAAAACAACTTAAATGTTATCAATAATGATGAAAGACAAAAATATGAATCTATTCTGAACAAATGGTACGATGGAAATTTCGAATCTGCAGTTGAAGACTATAGTGAAATTCATTATTTACGTTCTGGAAAAAAGCTAAGTGTGGAGGGATCTAAACTAGCTAAAAAAACTGATAGTGATGAAAAAGAATTTATTCTCCATTTCTTTGGTCAAGAAGGATTAGATATTCATAATAAAGAGTGGAGACATGGAGAGTTATAG
- a CDS encoding response regulator transcription factor: MRVLIVEDEQDLQNILVKRLNAEYYSVDGCGNGEDALDYISMATYDLIVLDIMIPGIDGLQVLQRLRADNNTTPVLLLTAKDTIDDRVTGLDLGADDYLVKPFAFDELLARIRVLMRRKTGNTSNVFEIADLVVDCNMHKVTRGDRVINLSSKEFAILEYMIRNKEVVLTRDKIEQHVWNYDYEGGSNIIDVYVRYLRKKIDSQFETKLIHTVRGTGYVLRVES, translated from the coding sequence ATGCGAGTTCTTATTGTCGAAGATGAACAAGACTTACAAAATATATTGGTAAAACGATTAAATGCAGAATATTATAGTGTCGATGGATGTGGGAATGGAGAAGATGCTTTGGATTATATAAGCATGGCTACCTACGATTTGATTGTGCTTGATATTATGATTCCCGGAATAGATGGTTTACAAGTATTACAAAGATTACGCGCGGACAATAATACAACTCCTGTCTTGCTTCTTACAGCTAAAGATACGATTGATGATCGCGTAACAGGACTCGACTTAGGTGCGGACGATTATTTAGTAAAGCCGTTTGCTTTTGACGAACTGTTAGCAAGAATTCGAGTGTTGATGCGAAGAAAAACAGGAAATACATCTAATGTGTTTGAAATCGCTGACCTAGTGGTGGATTGCAATATGCATAAAGTAACAAGGGGCGACCGAGTTATCAATCTTTCCAGTAAAGAATTTGCTATTTTAGAATATATGATTCGTAATAAAGAAGTTGTGTTAACACGAGATAAAATTGAGCAACATGTGTGGAATTACGACTATGAAGGTGGCTCGAATATTATTGATGTTTACGTCCGCTATCTTCGCAAAAAAATTGATAGCCAGTTTGAAACGAAGTTAATTCATACAGTACGAGGCACTGGTTACGTATTGCGAGTAGAATCATGA
- a CDS encoding sensor histidine kinase, translated as MKRLSIKMRVTLWYTGLIVIIMALVLAFILTSSDKVVLFNMKNQLKSTVKESIEDIEYKHRQLKIDDDFENLEDGVNILIYSKQGELLAGHSPTGFNKKVSLKSDEIQTIKDGNKEWIVYDFLHNVGGDEQFWVRGIMTMNQLSSTMNTLIVVTLISFPLLILIAAVGGYFITQRAFRPVQQMSDSASEIGDGKDLSKRINLQGSSKDEMYHLAQTFDKMFERLETSFESEKQFTSDASHELRTPTSVIISQCEYALSQRNNPKEMEESLEVILRQSRKMSALISQLLLLAKVDQEKHNTFQFECINMSELTEIVVEELSLMVQEASINITTNIEEDLFIKADQTLMMRLLMNLLTNAIAYSKANGTVNMQLFRDETNIIGKVSDNGIGISEQHIAKIWDRFYRVDAARTSSNNGNTGLGLSMVKWIIELHGGEITVESELGEASTFTFKLPIEKRA; from the coding sequence ATGAAAAGACTATCAATAAAAATGAGAGTGACCCTGTGGTATACGGGGCTAATTGTAATTATTATGGCGCTCGTGTTAGCTTTTATTTTAACTTCTTCAGATAAAGTTGTGCTCTTTAATATGAAAAATCAATTGAAGAGCACAGTAAAAGAAAGCATTGAAGATATCGAATATAAGCATAGACAGTTAAAGATTGACGATGATTTTGAAAATTTAGAAGATGGAGTAAATATCCTCATTTATAGTAAACAAGGTGAGCTGCTGGCAGGACATAGTCCAACAGGATTTAATAAAAAGGTATCGCTTAAATCCGATGAAATACAAACCATTAAAGATGGTAATAAAGAATGGATAGTATATGATTTCCTCCATAATGTAGGCGGCGATGAGCAATTCTGGGTTCGTGGAATAATGACCATGAATCAATTATCATCGACCATGAATACGCTTATTGTGGTAACACTCATCTCATTTCCATTACTTATTCTCATTGCGGCAGTGGGTGGATATTTTATTACGCAAAGAGCGTTTCGACCTGTGCAACAAATGAGTGATTCAGCCAGTGAAATTGGTGATGGTAAAGACCTTTCGAAGAGAATTAATTTACAAGGTTCATCGAAAGACGAAATGTATCATTTAGCACAAACCTTTGACAAAATGTTTGAGCGATTGGAGACATCATTCGAAAGTGAAAAACAATTTACATCTGACGCATCTCATGAATTAAGAACACCAACATCTGTTATTATTTCGCAATGCGAATACGCTTTATCGCAGAGGAATAATCCGAAAGAAATGGAAGAATCGTTAGAAGTAATTTTAAGGCAATCACGTAAAATGTCCGCGTTAATCTCGCAACTCTTATTATTAGCAAAAGTTGACCAAGAAAAGCATAATACTTTTCAATTTGAATGTATCAATATGAGTGAATTAACGGAAATCGTTGTAGAAGAGCTTTCATTAATGGTTCAAGAAGCTTCGATTAATATAACAACTAATATAGAAGAAGACCTGTTTATTAAAGCAGATCAAACATTGATGATGCGTTTATTAATGAATTTACTAACGAATGCGATTGCTTATAGCAAAGCGAACGGCACTGTGAATATGCAACTGTTCCGTGATGAAACCAACATAATAGGTAAAGTCTCCGATAATGGCATAGGCATCAGCGAGCAACATATTGCGAAAATATGGGACCGCTTCTATCGAGTTGACGCAGCACGAACATCTTCAAACAATGGAAACACAGGTTTAGGATTGTCGATGGTAAAATGGATTATAGAACTACACGGAGGAGAAATTACCGTTGAAAGTGAATTAGGAGAAGCCAGTACTTTTACATTTAAACTACCAATTGAAAAACGAGCATAA
- a CDS encoding D-cysteine desulfhydrase: MNLAKFPRKKYTESYTPIEKLNNFSEALGGPTIYFKRDDLLGLTAGGNKTRKLEFLVADAQAKGADTLITAGGIQSNHCRLTLAAAVKEKMKCILVLEEGLEPEEKPDFNGNYFLYHLLGAENVIVVPNGTDLMEEMHKVAKEVSEKGNKPYVIPVGGSNPTGAMGYIACAQEIMAQSFEQGIDFSSVVCVSGSAGMHAGLITGFSGTQSKIPVIGINVSRGKAEQEEKVAKLVDETSAHVGIPNSISREAVTCFDEYVGPGYALPTPEMVEAVQLLAKTEGILLDPVYTGKAVAGLIDLIRKGKFNKEDNILFVHSGGSPALYANTSLFA; encoded by the coding sequence ATGAATTTAGCTAAATTCCCGAGAAAAAAATATACAGAATCATATACACCAATTGAAAAGTTAAACAATTTTTCTGAAGCACTTGGTGGGCCAACTATTTATTTTAAACGAGATGATTTACTTGGTTTAACAGCTGGCGGTAATAAGACGAGAAAGTTAGAGTTTCTAGTTGCGGATGCACAGGCAAAAGGTGCAGATACGTTAATTACAGCTGGTGGTATTCAGTCAAACCATTGCCGTCTAACACTTGCAGCTGCGGTAAAAGAAAAAATGAAATGTATTCTTGTGTTAGAAGAAGGGCTTGAGCCAGAAGAAAAGCCAGACTTTAATGGAAACTACTTCTTATATCATTTATTAGGCGCTGAAAACGTAATTGTTGTGCCAAATGGAACAGACCTTATGGAAGAGATGCATAAAGTAGCGAAAGAAGTAAGTGAAAAAGGAAATAAACCATATGTCATTCCAGTTGGTGGATCGAACCCTACTGGAGCAATGGGATATATTGCTTGTGCGCAAGAAATTATGGCTCAATCATTTGAACAAGGAATTGATTTCAGTTCAGTTGTTTGTGTAAGTGGTAGCGCTGGTATGCATGCTGGTTTAATTACTGGTTTTTCCGGAACACAAAGCAAAATTCCTGTAATCGGAATAAATGTAAGTAGAGGAAAAGCGGAGCAAGAAGAGAAAGTAGCAAAACTTGTAGATGAAACTTCAGCTCACGTTGGTATCCCAAACTCTATTTCACGCGAAGCAGTTACATGTTTTGATGAATATGTAGGACCAGGATACGCTTTACCAACACCAGAAATGGTTGAAGCAGTACAGTTACTTGCGAAAACTGAAGGTATTTTACTTGACCCAGTTTATACAGGTAAAGCAGTAGCGGGACTAATCGACTTAATTAGAAAAGGTAAATTTAATAAAGAAGACAACATTTTATTCGTACATTCAGGTGGCTCGCCAGCTTTATATGCGAATACATCTCTGTTTGCGTAA
- a CDS encoding class I SAM-dependent methyltransferase, with product MTEFWEASFIENQMMWGFEPSDSAILAKDFFLEKKVKDILIPGIGYGRNAKVFIDNGINVTGIEISKTAIELARQNELNADFFHGSVTNMPFDNKLYDGIFCYALIHLLNKDEREKFIKDCYSQLKPNGYMIFTTISKDAPMFGKGKQLGKDYFEIMEGVKMYFYDVDSVKEDFGKYGLMETTEIVEPHKNMESKPPFKFIMIKCQKTL from the coding sequence ATGACAGAATTTTGGGAAGCAAGTTTTATAGAAAATCAAATGATGTGGGGATTTGAACCTTCAGACTCCGCAATTTTAGCGAAGGACTTTTTCCTTGAAAAGAAAGTGAAGGATATATTGATTCCTGGTATTGGATATGGAAGAAATGCAAAGGTTTTTATTGATAACGGAATAAACGTAACAGGTATTGAAATTTCAAAAACAGCGATTGAATTGGCAAGGCAAAATGAACTCAATGCTGATTTCTTCCATGGTTCAGTAACGAATATGCCTTTTGATAATAAACTGTATGATGGTATATTTTGTTATGCACTTATTCATTTATTAAATAAGGATGAGAGAGAGAAGTTTATTAAAGATTGTTATAGTCAGCTAAAACCAAACGGATATATGATTTTTACTACTATTTCTAAAGATGCCCCAATGTTTGGGAAGGGTAAACAACTAGGTAAAGATTACTTCGAGATAATGGAAGGGGTCAAAATGTACTTTTATGATGTTGACTCGGTAAAAGAAGACTTTGGAAAATATGGACTGATGGAAACTACAGAAATTGTGGAGCCACATAAGAATATGGAGAGTAAACCTCCATTTAAATTTATAATGATCAAATGTCAAAAAACACTATAA
- a CDS encoding DUF4073 domain-containing protein, with translation MKKAVASLAVMAVLLPTFTMHAEEKERVRKTATMFNVISDIQGDLGDFDHVLKDMNKVTPLSRALIMNGDITPTGQQSQYDDVKRVLNKNKHPENVWSTVGNHEFYAGKWKADGTLAQNTWPNGVTEETLFNRYLQFSGQEKVYHKKELDGYPLLFLGTEKYMKYHDSKMWDEVYMSDEQLGWLKQNLEEYSQKDKNKPIFIFSHHVLPDTVSGSRQNPYLQDYLNIDKLYDILKDYPQVVFFTSHTHWDLNLPDWAGKKKIAGGDEKGFTVVNTGGIETGWMSAGPNGGEKTAPDGYSFKQGLQVKAYGNDVIVTAYDYKRDKDIKKLSISDAKIAQMAPDVTADDRNNVIVGATEYMEYSVEGTNEWNTYNPGNPPKFDGDKIVYVRHKGEMNLQSGLTQLLRFLANK, from the coding sequence ATGAAAAAGGCAGTTGCTTCATTAGCTGTTATGGCGGTATTATTACCGACATTTACAATGCATGCGGAAGAGAAAGAGCGAGTAAGAAAAACAGCTACGATGTTTAATGTTATTAGTGACATTCAAGGGGATTTAGGGGATTTTGATCACGTATTAAAAGATATGAATAAAGTAACGCCACTTTCTAGAGCGCTTATTATGAATGGGGATATAACGCCAACTGGACAGCAGTCACAATATGATGATGTGAAGCGTGTGTTAAACAAAAATAAGCACCCGGAGAATGTATGGTCAACGGTTGGGAATCATGAGTTTTATGCTGGGAAATGGAAAGCTGATGGAACGTTAGCTCAAAATACATGGCCAAATGGTGTAACGGAAGAAACACTATTCAACCGCTACTTGCAATTTAGCGGGCAAGAAAAGGTATATCATAAAAAAGAATTAGACGGTTATCCGCTTTTATTTTTAGGAACTGAAAAATATATGAAATACCACGATTCGAAAATGTGGGATGAAGTATATATGAGTGATGAGCAATTAGGATGGTTAAAACAAAATTTAGAAGAGTATAGTCAAAAAGATAAAAATAAACCAATTTTCATTTTCTCTCATCACGTTTTACCGGATACGGTATCTGGATCAAGACAAAATCCGTATTTACAAGATTATTTAAACATTGATAAATTGTACGATATATTAAAGGACTATCCGCAAGTTGTTTTCTTCACAAGTCATACGCATTGGGATTTAAACTTACCAGACTGGGCTGGTAAAAAGAAAATTGCAGGCGGAGATGAAAAAGGATTTACGGTTGTAAATACGGGTGGAATTGAAACAGGCTGGATGTCAGCTGGACCAAATGGCGGAGAGAAGACTGCTCCCGATGGATATTCATTTAAACAAGGATTACAAGTGAAAGCATATGGTAACGATGTAATCGTAACAGCTTACGATTACAAACGTGATAAGGATATAAAGAAATTATCAATTAGTGATGCGAAAATCGCACAAATGGCACCAGATGTGACGGCTGATGATAGAAATAATGTAATCGTTGGTGCAACAGAATATATGGAGTACTCTGTAGAAGGAACGAACGAGTGGAATACGTATAATCCAGGAAACCCGCCAAAATTTGATGGCGACAAAATCGTATACGTACGTCATAAAGGGGAAATGAATTTACAGTCAGGATTAACGCAGCTTCTTCGTTTTTTGGCAAATAAGTGA
- a CDS encoding DUF1259 domain-containing protein has protein sequence MAINEGSICQQFARIIGGQEGFAGGKCVATINRDEIRATILGKRFRVTTSFSFESRDNKTGRALCLGRIALLQKEVTEFVATIIKQGIIVSSIHNEWLCDNPNLIYVNIEDVDDPLTFARKVRRALCN, from the coding sequence ATGGCGATTAATGAGGGATCAATTTGTCAACAGTTTGCAAGAATTATCGGCGGCCAAGAAGGATTCGCCGGTGGAAAATGCGTGGCAACAATAAACCGGGATGAAATACGCGCAACGATCTTGGGAAAACGTTTTAGAGTAACAACTTCCTTCTCATTTGAATCAAGAGATAATAAAACTGGACGGGCATTATGCTTAGGCCGGATAGCACTCTTGCAAAAGGAAGTTACTGAATTTGTTGCTACAATTATTAAACAAGGAATAATAGTTTCGTCTATACACAATGAGTGGTTATGTGATAATCCAAATTTGATTTACGTTAATATCGAAGACGTTGATGATCCACTAACTTTCGCAAGAAAAGTTAGAAGAGCGTTATGCAATTAA